The DNA region AGTATCGCCTACAGCTACCTTTATATCAAGTACGTTGCCGGGCATAGGAGCAGTTACCTTTGTACCCTCAACATTAGCTGCGGGAGCAGCAGCGGGTGCAGATGCAGCAGCGGGCTTTGCAGCAGGTGCGGGAGCAGCAGCAACAGGAGCAGCAGCGTCAGCGCCTACCTCCTCAACAGCTACATCGTAAGCCTTACCGTTAACAGTGATATTATATCTTTTCATAACTATACCGTCCTTTACAATTATTTACTTATTAAAGCTGGATATTGCTGTGCTTCTTGGGCAGTCTGGAAATTCTCTTGCCGCTCATCATAGCCAGAGCGTCAACAACAGCACTTCTCAGCTGTGAAGCATCAACGATACCGTCTACCAGACCGTTTACAGCAGCATTTGCAGCGCTTGCCTGAGTCTTTGCGAATTCATCAGCCAGTGCCTGTCTTGCAGCAGCAAGATCGGTTGCGCCTGTGAGCTTGTCATGCTCCAGGAACTCAGCAGCAGTAATCGGGTCGAGTGCAGAGATAACAGCGGTGGGCAGAGCGTATGCAGCATCGGCATTTGCGCCCTTTCCTGCCAGTGCTATGTAAGCTGCGCCGTAAGCCTTGCCTGTAACTACGCTGATCTTAGCGGTAGTAGCCTCAGCATATGCGTGAGCCAGCTTGCTCATGCTCTTTACAGCACCTGCAGCCTCGGTCTCATCATTTCCTGCAAAGCCCTCGGTATCAACGAAGGTAACTACAGGAACAGCAAAAGCATCACAGGTACGAACGAATCTTGCCAGCTTAGCGCAGTCGTTCTCTGTCAGCTTGTCCTTGGTCTTGTTGGTCGCAGCAACGCCCACGGTCTCACCGTTGACAGTTGCCAGAGCAGTATAAGCAGCACCGCCGAAGCCCTCGCTGAGTTCGATAACGCTGTCAGCATCGAATACAGCCTTAGTCAGGCTCTCGATATCGCTGCCCGCAGCAGCTGCGGGCTCTTCATACTCATATACAGGAACAGGAGAAAGGTTGTTAGCAGGAAGCTTCAGCAGGATAGCTCTTGCCTTCTCGACAGCAGCCTTGTCGTCCTCACAAACAGCGCATACAGTGCCGTTTGCAGCAGCATTTTCAGCGGAACCGTTGCTCTTTGCATTGGGAGCGGCATACAGGCTTGCGTCTTTAGCCATTACAACAAAGTCAGCAGCCTCAGCCAGAAGTGCGGCAGTGCCTGAGCATACGCCGGCAACAACAGCTATCTGGGGAACAACGCCCGAAAGATTTGCTGTCCACAGCATCAGCTCGCCGTAAGCTCTCAGTGCAGCAGCGCTGTCATTTACATCAGCGCCGTATGAATCATAAATACCTACAACAGGAGTACCTGTCTTGGCAGCCAGATCATAGATCTTAGCTATCTTTCTTGCGCCAGCCTCGGTCATAGCGCCGCTCTTAACGGAAACATCCTGAGAGAACGCATAGACAGGTTCGCCGTCAGCATAGCCATAGGCAGTTATAACGCCCGCAGCCTCGCCAACGAAAGCGTCAAGCTCGGTAAATTTTCCTTCATCAAACAGATATGTCAGCCTTGTTCTTGCAGCGCTGTCAGCAATAAGTGCCTGAAGTTCTGCCAGAGACTTTTTTGTTTCAGACATACAGTTTCCTCCAATCGATTTAATTTGCGGGATAAAAAACTTACATAATATAGTTTTTATCATAATTACACGGATACCATTATAACATTTATCTTCCAACTTTTCAAGTCGAAATCCGCCAAAAAACCTCTTTTTACTTTTTGTTAACATTTTGATAAATATTGATACAAATTCAAAGGTAGGTTTTCTATCGTTATTCACTGTGCAGATGTACACGCCGTTCCCCGTACCGTAGTTCCGGTTTGCGGCTGCCTGCCATCCTGCACACAGAGAACATTTTGAAAATGGCTTCCTACTATCAGTGAATTCAGGCGAAAAGTTGTACGTTTTTGTACAACTCTTACAGAAATATGTCTGAGTTAAATTTTAAATCAGTTTGGTGCATAATATCACAGGTGCGGATTTGGGCAGGCTGACAAAAAATCATGTGTAATGATAAAGCTATTTTCCTTGACAGATACTTTAAAATTTGCGTCATTATTTTTTATTGACAACCGCAGAAATTAGTGCTATACTATTCCTCAATAAAGAAATATATCCAGACAAAAGAACAGTAAAACAGACAACATACGAGGAGTGCAAACAAATGGAAATACTGAAAATGCTGGCTGCACCGCTGATAGGTGCGGTCATTGGTTATTTTACGAACTTTATCGCGGTGAAGATGCTTTTCTTCCCCCATCATGAGGTATATCTGCTGGGGCACCGTGTACCTTTCACCCCGGGTGCGATACCCAAGGGCAAGCCACGTCTCGCAAAAGCCGTAGGCAGGGTCGTTGGTACTGAACTTGTCACCAAGGAGGATATCAAGGCAAAGCTTCTCGGCGGTGAGATCGAAACGCGCATAACAGGGGCGATAACGCAGGAGCTTTCAAACAATATCCGTGCTGAGATATGCAAGCTGACAAAATGCTCTGAGGAGACCTATGCTGAGGGTAGTTCAAAGCTCAGCGAGATGCTCAGCCGACAGATAGTTGATGAACTTTCGGCTTCACAGCTGCCCGAGATAGTTGTGAAAAAATGCAACGACTCCATCGAGGAAAAGCTGAGCAATACCATGTTCGCAAAGCTTATCCCCGAAGAGAAGATACAGTCTTTCACCGCCCCGCTGGTCGTAAAGATACGTTCAATGATCGACCGCGACGGAATGGAGTGTGTAAAGCCTGTCATTGAGAACAAGATCTCCGATCTCAGCGAAAAAAGCGGTCTTGAACTGCTTGAACTTATAAAAGTAGATGAAGCCCGCCTTACTGAAATGGCAGGAAAAGTCTACCGCAGCGCCGTTAACAACTACATCGACAAGCTTTTTGAAAAGCTGGATTTTGCTGTGATGGTAGAAGACAAGATCAACGATATGTCCATTGAAAAAATGGAAGATCTGGTTCAGACCGTCATGAAAAAGGAACTCAGCACCATAGTAAACCTCGGTGCGCTGATAGGCTTCGTCCTCGGACTTTTCAACCTTATACTGAAATGATATAAACGGGATGGCCGCACGGTCATCCCGTTGTTTTTCACCTATTGACATACCGGATAACTCATGTTAGAATATAGTGGTAATTTTATACTACGAAACGAGGCATACCAATGAATATCACATATATCCACGAACCCACCGACTTACAGTGCGGTCAGGCAGTACTTGCGATGGTGCTGGGGATATCCACAGAACAAGTCGTCAGCGACCTTAACAACGAACGTGAGACCACACTTAAAGAAATGAAAGAATATCTTCGCTCTCACGGTACATGGGTATCAGATCAACGTGTACCTGTCACGAAAAAATCACAGCTTCCTCCCTTGTGTATGCTGAGCCTTGAAACACCCCGATGCTGGCACTGGTCGCTGTACTGTGAAGGTACTTTCTATGACCCCGAGCACGGCGTTATGTCGGATTTTCCCGCTTCAAACCGCCGTTACTACTGGCAGATAAAACTCTGAATATCCTACACATATAAAAGTATAAGCGGAGGACAGCTGTCCTCCGCTTTTTGCTGTGCTATATCAGGTCTTGTTGCCCGCGAACTGTGTGCGGTAAAGCTCGTAGTAACAGCCTTTCTGCGCGATAAGTTCTTCGTGTCTTCCCTTTTCGGCGACCTTTCCGCCGTCTATTACAACTATCATATCAGCGTCACGGATAGTTGAAAGACGATGGGCTATTATCAGCGATGTTCGGTTCTTCATCAGTGCCACCATAGCAGATTGTATGTGCATTTCGGTTCGAGTATCAACACTGGAAGTCGCTTCATCGAGAATAAGTATCTTTGGGTCCGCAAGGATAGCCCTTGCAATGGCGAGAAGCTGTCTTTGTCCCTGTGAGAGATTCGAGCCGCCCTCGGCAAGCTGAGTTTTGTAGCCTTCGGGCAGATGCCGTATGAAAACATCTGCATTTGCATGCGCCGCCGCACGACGGACATCTTCATCGGGTGCATCTTCTCTGCCGTAGCGGATATTATCCTCGATACTGCCTTTGAACAGTACCGTATCCTGCAAAACTATGCCAACGGACTTTCTCAGTTCGTCCATTCGCATATCCCTGATGTCTACGCCGTCCACGGTTATACTGCCGCTGTCCGCATCGTAGAATCTCGTCAGCAGATTTACAACAGTAGTCTTGCCCGAACCTGTCGCACCAACAATAGCTATCTTCTGACCCTGCTTTATATCCAGATC from Ruminococcus albus AD2013 includes:
- a CDS encoding DUF445 domain-containing protein, which encodes MEILKMLAAPLIGAVIGYFTNFIAVKMLFFPHHEVYLLGHRVPFTPGAIPKGKPRLAKAVGRVVGTELVTKEDIKAKLLGGEIETRITGAITQELSNNIRAEICKLTKCSEETYAEGSSKLSEMLSRQIVDELSASQLPEIVVKKCNDSIEEKLSNTMFAKLIPEEKIQSFTAPLVVKIRSMIDRDGMECVKPVIENKISDLSEKSGLELLELIKVDEARLTEMAGKVYRSAVNNYIDKLFEKLDFAVMVEDKINDMSIEKMEDLVQTVMKKELSTIVNLGALIGFVLGLFNLILK
- a CDS encoding biotin/lipoyl-containing protein, whose translation is MKRYNITVNGKAYDVAVEEVGADAAAPVAAAPAPAAKPAAASAPAAAPAANVEGTKVTAPMPGNVLDIKVAVGDTVTAGQAIVVLEAMKMENDINAPVAGKVLSINATKGSQVDTGAVLAVIG
- a CDS encoding carboxyl transferase domain-containing protein encodes the protein MSETKKSLAELQALIADSAARTRLTYLFDEGKFTELDAFVGEAAGVITAYGYADGEPVYAFSQDVSVKSGAMTEAGARKIAKIYDLAAKTGTPVVGIYDSYGADVNDSAAALRAYGELMLWTANLSGVVPQIAVVAGVCSGTAALLAEAADFVVMAKDASLYAAPNAKSNGSAENAAANGTVCAVCEDDKAAVEKARAILLKLPANNLSPVPVYEYEEPAAAAGSDIESLTKAVFDADSVIELSEGFGGAAYTALATVNGETVGVAATNKTKDKLTENDCAKLARFVRTCDAFAVPVVTFVDTEGFAGNDETEAAGAVKSMSKLAHAYAEATTAKISVVTGKAYGAAYIALAGKGANADAAYALPTAVISALDPITAAEFLEHDKLTGATDLAAARQALADEFAKTQASAANAAVNGLVDGIVDASQLRSAVVDALAMMSGKRISRLPKKHSNIQL